The following proteins are encoded in a genomic region of Streptomyces collinus Tu 365:
- the rplK gene encoding 50S ribosomal protein L11, which translates to MPPKKKKVTGLIKLQINAGAANPAPPVGPALGQHGVNIMEFCKAYNAATESQRGWVIPVEITVYEDRSFTFVTKTPPAAKMILKAAGVEKGSGEPHKTKVAKITEAQVREIAETKMPDLNANDLDAASKIIAGTARSMGITVEG; encoded by the coding sequence ATGCCTCCCAAGAAGAAGAAGGTCACGGGGCTCATCAAGCTCCAGATCAACGCCGGTGCGGCGAACCCCGCCCCGCCGGTCGGCCCCGCGCTCGGTCAGCACGGCGTCAACATCATGGAGTTCTGCAAGGCCTACAACGCCGCGACCGAGTCGCAGCGTGGCTGGGTCATCCCGGTGGAGATCACGGTCTACGAGGACCGCTCCTTCACCTTCGTCACCAAGACGCCGCCGGCCGCGAAGATGATCCTCAAGGCCGCGGGTGTCGAGAAGGGCTCCGGCGAGCCGCACAAGACCAAGGTCGCCAAGATCACCGAGGCCCAGGTCCGCGAGATCGCCGAGACCAAGATGCCCGACCTCAACGCGAACGACCTGGACGCCGCGTCGAAGATCATCGCCGGCACCGCCCGCTCCATGGGCATCACGGTCGAGGGCTGA
- the rplA gene encoding 50S ribosomal protein L1, which yields MSKRSKALRAADAKIDREKLYAPLEAVRLAKETSTTKFDGTVEVAFRLGVDPRKADQMVRGTVNLPHGTGKTARVLVFATGDRAAAAEAAGADIVGSDELIDEVAKGRLDFDAVVATPDLMGKVGRLGRVLGPRGLMPNPKTGTVTPDVAKAVTDIKGGKIEFRVDKHSNLHFIIGKASFDDDKLVENYGAALEEILRLKPSAAKGRYIKKAAITTTMGPGIPVDPNRTRNLLVEEDPAAV from the coding sequence GTGAGCAAGCGCAGCAAGGCTCTCCGCGCTGCGGACGCCAAGATCGACCGGGAGAAGCTGTACGCCCCGCTCGAGGCCGTCCGTCTCGCCAAGGAGACCTCCACGACCAAGTTCGACGGCACCGTCGAGGTCGCCTTCCGCCTGGGTGTCGACCCGCGCAAGGCCGACCAGATGGTCCGTGGCACCGTGAACCTGCCGCACGGCACCGGCAAGACTGCCCGGGTCCTGGTCTTCGCGACCGGTGACCGTGCTGCGGCCGCGGAGGCCGCGGGCGCCGACATCGTCGGCTCCGACGAACTGATCGACGAGGTGGCGAAGGGCCGTCTGGACTTCGACGCCGTCGTCGCCACCCCGGACCTCATGGGCAAGGTCGGCCGCCTCGGCCGCGTCCTCGGCCCGCGTGGTCTGATGCCGAACCCGAAGACCGGCACCGTCACCCCCGACGTGGCCAAGGCCGTCACGGACATCAAGGGCGGCAAGATCGAGTTCCGCGTCGACAAGCACTCGAACCTGCACTTCATCATCGGCAAGGCGTCCTTCGACGACGACAAGCTGGTGGAGAACTACGGCGCCGCGCTGGAGGAGATCCTCCGTCTGAAGCCGTCCGCCGCCAAGGGTCGCTACATCAAGAAGGCCGCCATCACCACCACGATGGGCCCCGGCATTCCGGTCGACCCCAACCGCACCCGCAACCTCCTCGTCGAGGAGGACCCGGCCGCCGTCTGA
- the rplJ gene encoding 50S ribosomal protein L10 translates to MARPDKAAAVAELTDKFRSSNAAVLTEYRGLTVAQLKTLRRSLGENAQYAVVKNTLTKIAANEAGITLDDQLFAGPTAVAFVTGDPVESAKGLRDFAKDNPNLIIKGGVLDGKALSADEIKKLADLESREVLLSKLAGAFKGKQSQAASVFQALPSKLVRTVDALRAKQDEQGGAE, encoded by the coding sequence ATGGCGAGGCCCGACAAGGCTGCCGCGGTTGCGGAGCTGACGGACAAGTTCCGCAGCTCCAACGCCGCCGTGCTGACCGAGTACCGCGGTCTCACCGTGGCGCAGCTCAAGACGCTGCGCCGGTCGCTCGGTGAGAACGCCCAGTACGCCGTGGTGAAGAACACGCTGACCAAGATTGCGGCCAACGAGGCCGGGATCACGCTGGACGACCAGCTCTTCGCTGGTCCGACGGCCGTCGCCTTCGTCACCGGTGACCCGGTGGAGTCGGCGAAGGGTCTCCGTGACTTCGCCAAGGACAACCCGAATCTCATCATCAAGGGCGGTGTCCTTGACGGCAAGGCGCTGTCCGCCGATGAGATCAAGAAGCTTGCGGACCTCGAGTCCCGCGAGGTTCTGCTCTCCAAGCTGGCCGGTGCGTTCAAGGGCAAGCAGTCCCAGGCTGCCTCTGTCTTCCAGGCGCTCCCGTCGAAGCTCGTCCGCACCGTGGACGCGCTTCGGGCCAAGCAGGACGAGCAGGGCGGTGCCGAGTAA
- the rplL gene encoding 50S ribosomal protein L7/L12, which yields MAKLSQEDLLAQFEEMTLIELSEFVKAFEEKFDVTAAAAAPVVVAGGAGAGAAEAEEEKDEFDVILTGAGDKKIQVIKVVRELTSLGLKEAKDLVDGAPKPVLEKVAKDAAEKAAESLKGAGASVEVK from the coding sequence ATGGCGAAGCTCAGCCAGGAAGACCTGCTCGCGCAGTTCGAGGAGATGACCCTCATCGAGCTCTCCGAGTTCGTGAAGGCCTTCGAGGAGAAGTTCGACGTCACCGCCGCCGCCGCCGCGCCGGTCGTCGTGGCCGGTGGCGCCGGTGCCGGTGCCGCCGAGGCCGAGGAGGAGAAGGACGAGTTCGACGTCATCCTCACCGGTGCCGGCGACAAGAAGATCCAGGTCATCAAGGTCGTGCGTGAGCTGACCTCCCTGGGTCTGAAGGAGGCCAAGGACCTCGTGGACGGCGCCCCGAAGCCCGTTCTCGAGAAGGTCGCCAAGGACGCCGCCGAGAAGGCCGCCGAGTCCCTCAAGGGCGCCGGCGCCTCCGTCGAGGTCAAGTAA